The SAR324 cluster bacterium genome has a window encoding:
- a CDS encoding enolase C-terminal domain-like protein: MTETLQKQLEFSTSLIERIRVYAIQYGSKEYSWSAWMPEMTNTDTLVRLETKDGQTGIGAVSSCSERDIDLSIAYSMKPLLRGLLGKDGLRVEENWLWMAERRPYIHNSAIATLDIAMWDLRAKQNDLPLSSLLGGKRDVLQAYASIPVLENPTANVEFIRQLAQLGLTTFKFHNECVPDPDIKLIKTIAREFQEQQFGFMFDAECGYDLPGALQVAEHMQGAGFIWLEAPLPDRNYSDYRKLCQSTELQILPAGLSVVEPEELAVMLPTGCWNTARVDLAMSGGITPLLKITNITTALGLGLELVAWGSPISTAATLQVGLGTGCGEYFEIAVPQQDFLIPSSQPLQVNPSGKVSSSSKTGLGLDLDWQELEQTEPPLFDIW, translated from the coding sequence GTGACAGAGACACTTCAGAAGCAACTGGAATTTTCTACTTCTTTGATTGAGCGTATTCGAGTCTATGCTATCCAATATGGCTCCAAAGAATATTCTTGGTCTGCCTGGATGCCAGAGATGACCAACACAGACACGCTCGTTCGTCTCGAAACAAAAGATGGACAAACCGGGATCGGTGCGGTCAGCAGTTGTAGCGAACGAGATATTGATCTGAGCATCGCGTATAGCATGAAACCATTGCTCAGGGGTTTGCTTGGAAAAGATGGACTTCGGGTTGAAGAAAACTGGCTGTGGATGGCAGAGCGTCGTCCGTATATCCACAACAGTGCAATTGCGACCCTGGATATTGCGATGTGGGATCTGCGAGCAAAGCAAAATGATCTGCCTTTATCAAGCCTACTTGGTGGAAAACGTGACGTTCTACAAGCCTATGCGAGTATTCCTGTTCTTGAAAATCCAACTGCAAACGTGGAGTTCATCCGTCAACTTGCTCAGCTAGGCCTTACTACTTTCAAGTTTCATAATGAGTGTGTTCCTGATCCAGACATAAAACTGATCAAAACAATCGCTCGGGAGTTCCAGGAGCAGCAATTCGGATTCATGTTTGATGCAGAGTGTGGCTACGATCTGCCAGGGGCTCTCCAAGTTGCCGAACACATGCAGGGAGCTGGCTTTATTTGGCTGGAAGCTCCATTGCCAGATCGAAACTACTCAGATTATCGAAAGCTCTGCCAGTCAACTGAGCTTCAGATCCTTCCAGCTGGCTTGAGTGTGGTTGAACCAGAGGAACTTGCCGTGATGCTTCCTACAGGCTGTTGGAACACAGCGCGCGTTGACCTTGCAATGAGTGGTGGAATTACTCCACTATTGAAGATCACAAACATCACTACTGCTCTAGGTTTGGGTTTAGAATTAGTAGCCTGGGGAAGTCCTATTTCAACAGCTGCGACTCTACAAGTTGGCCTAGGTACTGGCTGTGGTGAGTATTTTGAAATCGCGGTACCCCAGCAGGACTTCCTCATTCCTTCCAGTCAACCTCTCCAAGTTAATCCAAGCGGCAAAGTATCTAGTAGTTCCAAAACTGGTCTGGGCTTAGATCTGGACTGGCAAGAGTTGGAACAGACTGAACCACCACTGTTTGATATTTGGTGA
- a CDS encoding carbohydrate ABC transporter permease, whose protein sequence is MSQRIPNILLSLLTAIFAITWIFPVYWAIATSIKHEVDVTSKNTEIVPTSMTLIEYVRVFKESNILTWYINSLGTSILITLLVIIISMMCGYALSQLNFPGKRVLWWMVLASIMVPTTALVIALFVLIADFNLINTWAGIILPQIISPVCVVVFKQFFDAVPRELREAAILDGAKEHNLLLNLYFPMSFGITAALAIVTYIGAWNQFWWPFIMTTQEEKFTVTIAISSVQDAFGVRYAREMALAVLAGFPVAAAYLVFQKKVTNALMMTSGIKG, encoded by the coding sequence ATGAGTCAGCGCATCCCAAATATTCTTCTTTCCCTGCTTACTGCAATCTTTGCGATCACTTGGATATTTCCAGTTTATTGGGCTATCGCCACCTCTATCAAACACGAAGTAGACGTCACATCAAAAAACACAGAAATTGTTCCAACTAGCATGACTCTCATTGAATATGTGCGAGTCTTCAAGGAAAGCAATATCCTCACTTGGTACATCAATTCTCTAGGCACCTCCATCCTGATTACGTTGTTGGTGATCATCATCAGCATGATGTGCGGCTATGCACTATCTCAATTAAACTTCCCAGGAAAGCGCGTCCTCTGGTGGATGGTACTCGCCAGTATCATGGTGCCTACGACTGCTCTGGTCATTGCCTTGTTCGTTCTCATCGCAGATTTCAACCTAATCAACACCTGGGCTGGCATCATCTTGCCACAAATCATCTCACCAGTTTGTGTGGTAGTCTTTAAACAATTCTTTGACGCAGTTCCCAGAGAATTACGAGAGGCTGCTATTCTTGATGGCGCGAAAGAACACAATCTACTGCTGAACCTATATTTCCCAATGAGTTTTGGAATCACTGCTGCTCTGGCGATTGTGACCTACATCGGAGCATGGAATCAATTCTGGTGGCCTTTCATCATGACTACCCAGGAAGAAAAATTTACTGTGACAATTGCGATCTCCAGCGTACAAGACGCTTTTGGAGTCCGCTACGCAAGAGAAATGGCTCTAGCTGTTCTGGCAGGTTTCCCCGTCGCTGCAGCCTACTTGGTCTTCCAAAAGAAAGTGACCAACGCCTTGATGATGACCTCTGGAATCAAGGGATAA
- a CDS encoding sugar ABC transporter permease: MMKYKREEIVYALVLIAPFILAYTLFLIYPTIYQITLSFQKAPLVGTGEWIGLENYSKLINDKLFWKALSNTGVFVLWTVVPNTLLGLMFAMMVIRHRPIFQAVILACFFIPHILPVTVVTEMWTWLLSKQFGIIQEILDAFDTKRINFFTSRYWAMPMVAFITIWWTIGFNIVLFIAGLRNINPEIYEASEMEGASRIKQFRYITWPLIWPVTALVLTLQLIFQMKIFDQMYLLTGGGPFNSTLVVLQLVYNKAFQNNDGGYAAAISLVLFGIILMTSILQYQVLKKQED, encoded by the coding sequence ATTATGAAATATAAACGAGAAGAAATTGTGTACGCTTTGGTGCTCATTGCACCATTCATCTTGGCCTACACTCTATTCCTAATCTATCCAACCATCTACCAGATCACTCTAAGTTTCCAAAAAGCCCCTCTCGTCGGCACAGGTGAGTGGATTGGCCTAGAAAACTACAGCAAGCTGATCAACGACAAACTGTTTTGGAAGGCGCTGAGTAACACAGGTGTTTTTGTACTCTGGACAGTTGTTCCTAACACACTACTGGGATTGATGTTTGCGATGATGGTAATTCGTCATCGGCCAATTTTTCAGGCAGTCATTCTCGCATGTTTCTTCATTCCACACATCTTACCCGTCACTGTTGTCACTGAAATGTGGACGTGGTTGTTGTCTAAGCAATTTGGAATTATTCAAGAGATCCTCGATGCTTTTGACACAAAAAGAATCAACTTTTTCACTTCCAGATACTGGGCTATGCCCATGGTCGCCTTCATCACAATCTGGTGGACGATCGGCTTCAACATTGTTCTGTTCATCGCAGGACTCCGCAATATCAATCCAGAAATCTACGAGGCTTCCGAGATGGAAGGAGCCTCCCGTATCAAACAGTTTCGTTACATCACCTGGCCACTGATCTGGCCCGTTACTGCCTTGGTACTGACTCTACAGTTGATCTTTCAGATGAAGATCTTCGATCAAATGTATCTGCTTACAGGAGGAGGGCCCTTCAATTCGACCCTGGTCGTTCTCCAATTGGTTTACAACAAGGCCTTCCAAAACAACGATGGTGGGTACGCAGCTGCAATCTCTCTTGTACTTTTCGGTATCATCCTGATGACTTCGATACTTCAGTATCAGGTCCTTAAAAAGCAGGAAGACTAA
- a CDS encoding GntR family transcriptional regulator, which yields MLVKQDELALTIKEMITRHPGQRLPSERSLAVNLGVSRARIRQVLDRLESEQLVTRQRGSGNYAVDLRKDRLTTVGILVDRQLKLGNDPFYSMLLEQLQGALQHEGIRSVIERIDKNTKLPEEEDALIIMGMAGNEVISTQRLGGPPILGIFLDAKPQPGSQVSILQVDNFDAGYQAANYLYSLGVKSFCFVGPNHIPASRDRYLGAKNFCEEHGHDLEHFPCRMNYTGGLSAGQEILKNDQITTKRGLITANDWTAIGLHSAMIAFGKELRDRHVLVSFDGLPITNDPNLEIHTMAIPLRSIIQDSVTELQRYLDQPSASGRVLNYRLEWSTDMKHRLAFN from the coding sequence ATGTTAGTGAAGCAGGACGAGTTAGCACTCACTATCAAAGAAATGATCACCCGTCATCCTGGTCAACGATTACCGAGTGAACGTAGCTTAGCGGTAAATCTAGGAGTTAGCCGGGCAAGAATTCGGCAAGTGTTAGATCGCTTAGAGAGTGAGCAACTTGTTACCCGACAGCGAGGGAGTGGGAACTACGCTGTAGATCTACGAAAAGACCGTTTAACCACCGTCGGAATCTTGGTGGATCGGCAACTGAAGCTTGGTAACGACCCTTTCTATTCGATGCTATTGGAACAGCTACAGGGTGCGCTTCAGCATGAAGGAATTCGCTCTGTGATTGAGCGTATTGACAAGAATACCAAGCTACCCGAAGAAGAGGATGCTCTCATCATAATGGGGATGGCCGGCAATGAAGTAATCTCAACTCAACGGTTGGGAGGGCCTCCGATTTTAGGCATTTTTTTAGACGCTAAGCCACAACCAGGTTCCCAAGTCAGCATCCTACAAGTGGATAATTTCGATGCCGGCTATCAAGCAGCTAATTATCTGTATTCACTAGGCGTCAAGTCTTTCTGCTTTGTTGGTCCCAATCATATTCCAGCTTCTAGAGACCGTTATCTTGGAGCAAAGAATTTTTGTGAGGAGCATGGTCATGATCTGGAACATTTCCCCTGTCGCATGAACTACACGGGCGGGCTTAGTGCCGGACAGGAGATCTTGAAGAATGATCAGATTACTACCAAGCGGGGTTTGATTACAGCAAATGATTGGACTGCTATTGGATTGCACAGCGCCATGATCGCCTTTGGTAAAGAATTACGTGATCGACATGTTCTAGTGAGTTTTGATGGACTACCGATCACCAATGATCCCAATCTTGAAATTCATACCATGGCGATCCCATTACGTTCCATCATTCAAGATTCAGTGACGGAACTTCAACGATATCTTGACCAACCTTCAGCTTCTGGGCGTGTCTTGAACTATCGTCTTGAATGGTCAACGGATATGAAGCACCGGTTGGCGTTCAATTAA
- a CDS encoding alpha-N-arabinofuranosidase, with product MKASITTNAKFQIAPIDNRIYGSFLEHLGRAIYEGIYEPGHPSSNEQGFRTDVLDIIRDLQVPVIRYPGGNYVSAFKWEDSVGPRELRPKRLDLAWRTIETNQFGIAEFHDWCQQANTAYMMAINLGSRGIEDARNLLEYCNDNSGAAWGDLRKQHGYPEPFNIRMWCLGNEMDGPWQVGHKTAYEYGRLANETAKTYLKFDEDLELIVCGSSNDKMATYPEWEAEVLDQSYESVDYISLHKYWNNYPKDTLSYLASHYELDEYISTVRSVIRYIKAKKRAKNDVYICFDEWNPWYHTNKRDHELLKAWNWPEAPHLFEDPYNLEDALLVGTVINSFIRNADIVKIACMAQLVNVIAPISTEKGGAVWKQTIFYPYYLASKYGRGTALQAQVASPTYDCTIRDQASYLDTSVVLNEELQEISVFCVNKHPDQALHAEISLENFSELSGLEHICLTGPDRYLTNTAQQPDRVVPQLLEPPKVNQTQSTVSLPLLSFNVLRYRYQG from the coding sequence ATGAAAGCATCCATCACCACGAATGCAAAATTCCAGATTGCTCCAATCGATAATCGTATTTACGGCTCATTTCTGGAGCACCTCGGCCGGGCGATTTACGAAGGAATTTATGAACCAGGTCACCCTTCCAGCAATGAGCAAGGTTTTCGAACAGATGTTCTGGACATTATTCGAGACCTACAGGTTCCTGTCATTCGCTATCCTGGAGGGAACTACGTTTCTGCCTTCAAATGGGAAGACAGCGTTGGTCCCCGTGAATTGAGACCCAAGCGCCTGGATCTAGCTTGGAGAACAATCGAGACCAACCAGTTTGGCATCGCTGAATTTCATGACTGGTGTCAACAGGCCAACACCGCCTATATGATGGCGATCAATCTTGGATCGAGAGGGATTGAAGACGCTCGCAATCTACTGGAGTACTGCAATGACAATTCTGGCGCTGCTTGGGGAGACTTGCGTAAACAACACGGCTATCCAGAACCATTCAATATTCGGATGTGGTGTTTGGGCAACGAGATGGATGGTCCCTGGCAGGTAGGGCACAAAACAGCCTACGAATATGGCCGTTTGGCAAACGAGACTGCCAAGACCTATCTGAAATTTGATGAAGACTTGGAACTCATCGTCTGTGGCAGTTCCAATGACAAGATGGCGACCTATCCTGAATGGGAAGCAGAGGTGCTTGATCAAAGCTATGAATCCGTTGACTACATCTCGCTGCACAAGTACTGGAATAACTATCCCAAGGACACTCTAAGTTATCTTGCTAGCCACTATGAACTGGATGAATACATCAGCACTGTCCGCAGCGTCATCCGGTACATCAAGGCCAAGAAACGAGCAAAGAATGATGTCTACATCTGCTTTGACGAATGGAACCCATGGTATCACACTAACAAGAGGGACCACGAACTCCTAAAGGCCTGGAACTGGCCTGAAGCTCCACACCTGTTTGAAGACCCCTATAATCTGGAGGATGCCCTACTTGTGGGCACGGTGATCAACTCCTTTATCCGTAATGCAGACATTGTCAAAATTGCTTGCATGGCCCAGCTCGTCAATGTCATTGCTCCTATTTCTACTGAAAAGGGCGGCGCTGTCTGGAAACAAACTATCTTCTATCCATATTACTTGGCTTCCAAATATGGTCGGGGCACTGCGCTTCAAGCTCAGGTTGCTTCACCAACATATGATTGTACGATTCGTGACCAGGCCTCCTATCTGGACACTTCGGTGGTTCTCAATGAAGAGCTGCAGGAAATCTCCGTCTTCTGTGTTAACAAGCACCCAGACCAGGCACTGCATGCGGAAATCTCACTGGAAAATTTCTCTGAGCTCAGTGGATTGGAACATATCTGTTTAACAGGCCCAGATCGCTACCTGACAAATACCGCGCAGCAACCTGATCGTGTGGTTCCCCAGTTGCTGGAACCACCCAAGGTAAATCAAACCCAATCAACTGTTTCACTCCCACTTTTGTCTTTCAACGTCCTTCGCTATCGCTACCAAGGTTAA
- a CDS encoding YitT family protein produces MKEQIQELLNDLRSWRFWYTLLMMGIGCAIFGAVVNAILIPQNYFAGGATGLALLIYSLTDQISLGILYALINIPIFIVGFREFSLRYIMLSLCGMLIYSLALEWIHVPIEAKDPLTAAILAGVLSGIGAGLYLRLGGSIGGMDILGTVLKKRFAIPIGTTFNVINLTVLSTNAVLYNLDIALYTGIYMFVFSWVMQRVLTGFSQRKSVFIITEHPEEVVHQAIRKIDRGATYFLAEGSHSQASKRVVYTVINLLELGRLKQHLFETDPDAFVVVNDTAEVIGTRFLTWEDEGFKRRP; encoded by the coding sequence ATGAAGGAACAGATTCAAGAGTTGCTTAACGATCTACGCTCCTGGCGCTTCTGGTACACCTTGCTGATGATGGGGATTGGGTGTGCCATCTTCGGCGCTGTGGTAAACGCAATTCTCATCCCTCAGAATTATTTCGCTGGAGGTGCAACTGGTTTGGCCCTGCTGATTTATTCGCTCACTGACCAGATATCTTTGGGAATTCTATATGCCTTGATCAACATTCCAATCTTCATTGTTGGCTTTAGAGAGTTTTCCCTGCGCTATATTATGCTGAGTCTCTGCGGAATGCTGATCTATTCTCTGGCACTAGAGTGGATTCATGTGCCCATTGAGGCGAAGGATCCCTTGACAGCCGCAATCTTGGCGGGTGTTCTCAGTGGAATCGGAGCCGGACTCTATTTGCGACTTGGTGGGTCCATTGGAGGAATGGATATTCTCGGCACAGTTCTGAAAAAACGTTTTGCCATCCCAATTGGTACTACCTTCAATGTGATTAACCTGACCGTTCTGAGCACCAATGCGGTGCTCTATAATTTGGACATTGCGCTCTACACCGGAATTTATATGTTTGTATTTTCCTGGGTTATGCAGCGCGTACTGACGGGCTTTTCACAGCGCAAGTCTGTCTTCATCATCACAGAACATCCTGAAGAGGTTGTGCACCAAGCCATTCGGAAAATTGACCGAGGAGCCACCTACTTCCTTGCTGAAGGATCTCATTCTCAAGCTTCGAAACGAGTTGTTTACACTGTAATCAATTTATTAGAACTTGGGCGTCTCAAGCAACATCTCTTCGAAACAGATCCCGATGCCTTCGTTGTCGTGAATGATACTGCAGAAGTGATTGGAACTCGCTTCCTTACCTGGGAAGATGAAGGTTTCAAACGTCGTCCCTGA
- a CDS encoding extracellular solute-binding protein, which translates to MKKGLLALASSILLSLPMQAMATTEVTWWDFLGGGDGVRMKSLIEQFNTSQSDVKINASTLQWGVPFYTKIQTSAAVGEQPDIMTYHLSRFPLAVPTGILRPFSAAELSSVGLGPDKYFPANWEAANVDGKTYGVPLDIHAMVLYYNKDLLGKAGLLNSNGLPNLDGVANFTAGLRKLKDNGAEYGASLATADGGTVWRLWYSMLNQINGAQFISGKSVCPADNCANVTAQITSWVGEELISSETAYPDAIALFTSGKAAMHFNGVWEVPTFTDLSKNDKLGFEWGAVRIPVMYDKPATWADSHAFAVPHSDRKPISQEKLQAVLKVISWMNQNSLFWATAGHIPGYKPIVDSAEYKKMEPNATYAVLAENAAFDPKSKIAGVASPVYDAIQNFILPSVNGQLESEEAIEMMKETLEPQIE; encoded by the coding sequence ATGAAAAAAGGTTTATTAGCTCTGGCTTCTTCCATTCTACTCTCTCTACCAATGCAGGCGATGGCAACCACTGAGGTGACTTGGTGGGACTTCTTAGGTGGTGGCGATGGTGTGCGAATGAAGTCACTCATTGAGCAATTCAACACTTCGCAGTCAGACGTCAAGATCAACGCATCAACACTGCAATGGGGAGTTCCCTTTTATACAAAGATCCAAACCTCGGCTGCTGTCGGAGAGCAACCCGACATCATGACCTACCACCTTTCTCGCTTTCCACTAGCAGTACCTACAGGAATCTTGAGACCCTTCAGCGCAGCGGAGCTCTCTAGTGTTGGGCTTGGTCCAGACAAGTATTTCCCAGCCAACTGGGAGGCAGCAAATGTTGACGGCAAAACATACGGTGTCCCCCTTGATATCCATGCGATGGTTCTCTACTACAATAAGGATTTACTAGGCAAAGCCGGACTCCTTAATAGCAACGGCCTCCCAAATTTGGATGGAGTAGCGAATTTCACGGCTGGGTTGAGAAAGCTGAAGGACAATGGGGCAGAATATGGAGCCAGTTTAGCGACTGCTGATGGTGGTACAGTTTGGAGACTGTGGTACTCCATGTTAAATCAGATCAACGGAGCCCAGTTCATATCTGGTAAATCTGTCTGTCCAGCAGACAACTGCGCCAACGTAACTGCGCAGATTACATCATGGGTTGGTGAAGAATTGATTTCTAGTGAGACTGCCTACCCTGATGCGATTGCACTCTTCACTTCCGGCAAAGCTGCCATGCACTTTAACGGAGTTTGGGAAGTTCCAACCTTTACGGATCTTTCCAAGAACGACAAGCTTGGCTTTGAGTGGGGTGCTGTACGAATTCCAGTTATGTACGATAAGCCCGCAACCTGGGCAGATTCTCATGCTTTTGCGGTCCCTCATAGTGACCGAAAGCCAATCTCCCAGGAGAAACTCCAAGCTGTCCTAAAGGTAATCTCTTGGATGAATCAGAACAGTCTATTCTGGGCAACGGCTGGTCATATCCCTGGCTACAAGCCAATTGTAGACAGTGCTGAGTATAAGAAGATGGAACCTAATGCGACTTATGCCGTCTTGGCAGAAAACGCGGCATTCGATCCCAAGTCGAAGATCGCTGGGGTAGCCTCGCCTGTTTATGATGCTATACAAAATTTCATCTTGCCTTCGGTCAATGGTCAGTTGGAGTCCGAAGAAGCCATTGAAATGATGAAGGAGACTCTGGAACCACAGATCGAATAA
- a CDS encoding beta-galactosidase has translation MSNILRNEYPRPQMQRKDWLCLNGPWEFGVDQGDSGLQRGLLTRSLAQTIQVPFCPESKLSGIENKDHLICVWYRKRVKVPTEWKTDQVLVHFQAVDYESTVWVNGEEVARHRGGFTPFSCKVDLGNLTADREIEIVLRARDYDDRPQPRGKQARGFAGHGALYGRTTGIWQ, from the coding sequence ATGAGCAACATTCTCCGCAACGAGTATCCACGCCCACAAATGCAGCGCAAGGACTGGCTCTGCCTGAATGGTCCTTGGGAATTTGGAGTGGATCAAGGCGACAGCGGACTCCAACGTGGACTGCTGACCAGATCATTGGCCCAAACAATTCAGGTCCCCTTTTGCCCTGAATCCAAACTGTCTGGGATTGAGAATAAAGATCACTTGATCTGTGTCTGGTATCGGAAGCGTGTCAAGGTTCCAACAGAATGGAAGACAGACCAAGTCCTGGTTCACTTTCAGGCTGTGGATTATGAGTCTACTGTTTGGGTCAATGGTGAGGAAGTGGCTCGACATCGTGGGGGATTCACACCTTTTTCATGCAAAGTGGATCTGGGCAATTTGACTGCTGATCGAGAGATTGAAATCGTTTTACGGGCCCGAGATTATGATGATCGCCCACAGCCTCGAGGGAAGCAAGCAAGAGGCTTTGCTGGCCATGGTGCTTTATACGGGAGAACTACTGGCATCTGGCAA
- a CDS encoding sulfite exporter TauE/SafE family protein → MTSIDGFEILVSSPVFFWVMAGLAVLAVTISKSGFGGALGSLSLPLLLFILPPKIALGVLLPLFLITDVWVVYIWRRMLDRRILMIMCGFGLLGQLLGWLLFDCLSDRLLTSLIGLIAIITAMNYGWRRVRPGKRTSAEIAVLVAKRIWQRGFVWCGLSGVSSFVSLSGGIPAQIFLLPHGLVRQAFVGTLSVYFFVINIAKIPFYVEIGIFTGETIQISLWLVLVIPVGVLIGRWLNQNMSDQIFYDISHLALLGMGGRLLFSAL, encoded by the coding sequence ATGACCTCCATTGATGGTTTTGAGATTTTAGTATCCTCACCAGTGTTCTTTTGGGTGATGGCTGGACTAGCAGTGTTGGCGGTGACTATCTCCAAGTCTGGCTTTGGGGGAGCTTTGGGGTCCCTGAGTTTACCGTTGCTCCTCTTTATCTTACCTCCCAAGATTGCTCTGGGCGTGCTGCTACCTTTGTTTTTGATTACAGATGTATGGGTAGTGTACATTTGGCGCCGCATGTTGGATCGTCGAATTCTGATGATCATGTGTGGCTTTGGCCTTCTCGGACAGTTGCTTGGTTGGCTACTTTTTGATTGCCTGAGCGATCGCCTGCTCACATCGCTGATTGGACTGATTGCCATTATCACGGCTATGAACTATGGCTGGCGTCGCGTACGACCAGGTAAGCGCACTTCGGCCGAGATTGCTGTACTGGTAGCAAAGAGAATCTGGCAAAGAGGGTTTGTTTGGTGTGGCCTGTCGGGGGTCTCTAGTTTTGTATCGCTTTCCGGTGGGATTCCTGCCCAGATCTTTCTGTTACCTCATGGACTAGTTCGGCAAGCATTTGTTGGTACGTTGAGCGTCTATTTTTTTGTAATCAATATCGCCAAGATCCCTTTTTACGTGGAAATTGGTATCTTCACAGGAGAGACGATTCAGATCTCTCTGTGGTTGGTGCTAGTGATTCCGGTGGGTGTGTTGATTGGCAGGTGGCTAAATCAGAACATGAGTGACCAGATCTTTTACGATATCAGTCATCTCGCTCTATTGGGGATGGGTGGTAGGTTGCTCTTCAGTGCATTGTAA